From Microbacterium sp. 10M-3C3:
CACCTCGAGCCCCGGATGCTGCGCCACGAGGTCGGCCAGGAGGGTCACCGCGTCGCGCGGGTCGGGCCGGCGCTCGCCCGGGGTTCCGGCGGTGCCGCCGACGCCGTCGTGCCCGTGGACGTGCGGCGCGCCGCCCGCGAACGCGCCGGCGCGCGCGTCGTGGGCGCCGATCGCGACGGGCACGTCGTGCACGCCGGCGGCCGTCAGCAGCGCGAGGGTGTTCTCGGCGGCCTGCGCGGCGGCGACGTTGCCCGAGACGGTGCCGACGCCGACGATCCGCACGCCCGGATCGGAGAGAAGGTAGGCGAGGGCGAGGGCGTCGTCGACACCCGTGTCGCAGTCGACGAAGACGGGACGGGGCGCGGCGCTCATGCGGTCACCGGGTACGTGTCGAGGGCCGACAGCGCGGGCTGCGAGCGCTCGTCGGCGACCGCTGCGGCGCCCACCGCGCATGCGCGCTGCAGGGCGGCGGCGGGGTCGTCGCCGCGGACGAGGCCGAGCACGAGCGCGGCGGAGAACGCATCGCCCGCGCCGACGGTGTTGCGCACCGTCGTCGGGACGGCCGCGGCACGGGCGATCTCCTCGCCGCGGCGCAGCAGGCGCGCGCCGTCGGCGCCGAGGGAGATCGCGAGGAGCGGCGCGTCGTGCACGTCCGGCAGCTGCGCGTACTCGGTCTCGTTGACGATCACGAGGTCGGCGCGCGCGATCAGCTCGGCGGGCACGGGGCGCCCGGGCGCCGCGTTGAGCGCGAAGAATCCGCGGGTGCCCCGCGCGGCGGCGAGCAGCACGTCGTCGCCGACCTCCAGCTGCACGAGCACGGGGGCGTCGGGGTCGAGCCGCACGGCGCCGGGGTCGATCGCGGCGTTCGCGCCGGGGCACACGACGATCGAGTTCTCCCCCGTCGCATCCACGACGATGAGCGCCGTGCCGGTCGCGGCCGCGACCGTCTGCACGCGCGACACGTCGACGCCGGCGGATGCCAGCGCCTCGCGCGAGAGCGCGCCGTCGGCGTCGTCGCCCACCGCGCCGGCGAGCGCCACGCTCGCCCCCAGCCGCGCGGCGGCAATGGCCTGGTTGGCGCCCTTGCCGCCCGGCCCGCGCGAGAGGACGCCGTCGGCCACCGTCTCACCCGGTCCGGGAGCGCGGTGCACGCGCGCGGTCACGTCGACGTTGATCGCCCCGACGACGCTCAGCCGCACGGCGCTCTGCGATCGCGGATGGGGAACGGGATCGGCATCACGAGGCACGCTCCATTGTCTCCTCTCCGCACCCGTGCCCCCCGCTCGCCGGAAGGGGAGGGCGGCGACGAGGCGGACCGAGCGGGTATCGATAGTTGACAAAGCTCAACTATCATATGGATACGCCTCCGCGCGGGTCACCCGCCGCGCTCCGGAGCCGCCGACCTTCATCCCTTGCGAGGAACCATGTCCGACGTCGCCCAGACCCGCCGCAGCCGGGCCGCGGCCGCCAGCCCCGCCGACGGGGTCATGACGCACCGCATGATCCTGTTCGTGATCTTCGGCCTCATGGCCGGCATGTTCCTCTCCGCGCTCGACCAGACGGTCGTCGGCACGGCGATCCGCACGATCGGCGACGACCTCCAGGGCCTGAGCCTGCAGGCGTGGGTCACGACGGCCTACCTGATCGTCTCGACGATCTCGACGCCTATCTACGGCAAGCTGTCCGACATCTTCGGCCGCCGGCCGCTGTTCCTCATCGCGATCGTCGTCTTCGTGATCGGGTCGATCCTCGCGGCGTTCTCGACGTCGATGGTCGAGCTCGCGGCGTTCCGCGCCATCCAGGGCCTGGGTGCGGGCGGCCTGATGTCGATGCCGCTCGCGATCATGGGCGACATCCTCGCGCCGCGCGAGCGCGCGAAGTACCAGGGGTACTTCCTCGCCGTCTTCGGCATCTCGAGCGTCATCGGCCCGCTGGTCGGCGGCCTGTTCGCCGGCGCCGACCAGATCCTGTGGATCACCGGATGGCGCTGGGTCTTCCTCATCAACGTGCCGATCGGGATCGCGGCGCTCGCGATCGTGTGGCGCTTCCTTCACATCCCGCGCCACCCGCACGGTTCGGTCCGCATCGACTGGTGGGGCGCGACGACCGTCATCGTCGCCCTCGTGCCGCTGCTGCTCGTCGCCGAGCAGGGCCGCGAGTGGGGCTGGGGCTCGCCGATCGCGATCGCGTGCTACGTGATCGGCGCGGTCGGGATCCTCGCGTTCGTCATCGCCGAGACGCTCATGAAGGACGACGCGCTCATCCCGCTGAAGCTCTTCCGCTCCCCCACGTTCTCGATGGCGACCGTCATCGGCGTGCTTGTGGGCTTCGGCATGTTCGGCGCGATGCTGACGCTGCCGCTGTACCTGCAGCTCGTGCTCGGCTCGACCCCGACCGAGAGCGGCTTCCAGATGCTGCCGATGATCCTCGGCCTCATGATCGCCTCGATCGCGAGCGGCCAGCTCATCGCGCGCACCGGCCGGTACCGGATGTTCCCGATCCTCGGCACGCTGCTGATGTCGGCGGGCTTCTTCCTCCTGACGTTCATGACGTACTCGACGTCGTACTGGTACGTCGCGGGCTCGATGCTCGTGATCGGCCTCGGACTCGGCCAGCTCATGCAGACGCTCACGATCGCGAGCCAGAACTCCGTGGGCCTGCGCGACATGGGCGTGGCGACGAGCTCGTCGACGTTCTTCCGTCAGATCGGCGGCACGCTCGGCACCGCGGTGCTGCTGTCGCTGCTGTTCACCCTCATGCCGACGAACATCATCGGCTCGTTCTCCGACCGCGCGACCCTCACCGACGCCCTCGACGCCGCCTTCGACCCGACGGTCTCGTCGGCGCCCGAGAACGCGAAGATCATGTCGACCGTGTACACCCCGATCGTCACGCAGGCGACGGAT
This genomic window contains:
- a CDS encoding ribokinase, with the translated sequence MRLSVVGAINVDVTARVHRAPGPGETVADGVLSRGPGGKGANQAIAAARLGASVALAGAVGDDADGALSREALASAGVDVSRVQTVAAATGTALIVVDATGENSIVVCPGANAAIDPGAVRLDPDAPVLVQLEVGDDVLLAAARGTRGFFALNAAPGRPVPAELIARADLVIVNETEYAQLPDVHDAPLLAISLGADGARLLRRGEEIARAAAVPTTVRNTVGAGDAFSAALVLGLVRGDDPAAALQRACAVGAAAVADERSQPALSALDTYPVTA
- a CDS encoding MDR family MFS transporter — protein: MSDVAQTRRSRAAAASPADGVMTHRMILFVIFGLMAGMFLSALDQTVVGTAIRTIGDDLQGLSLQAWVTTAYLIVSTISTPIYGKLSDIFGRRPLFLIAIVVFVIGSILAAFSTSMVELAAFRAIQGLGAGGLMSMPLAIMGDILAPRERAKYQGYFLAVFGISSVIGPLVGGLFAGADQILWITGWRWVFLINVPIGIAALAIVWRFLHIPRHPHGSVRIDWWGATTVIVALVPLLLVAEQGREWGWGSPIAIACYVIGAVGILAFVIAETLMKDDALIPLKLFRSPTFSMATVIGVLVGFGMFGAMLTLPLYLQLVLGSTPTESGFQMLPMILGLMIASIASGQLIARTGRYRMFPILGTLLMSAGFFLLTFMTYSTSYWYVAGSMLVIGLGLGQLMQTLTIASQNSVGLRDMGVATSSSTFFRQIGGTLGTAVLLSLLFTLMPTNIIGSFSDRATLTDALDAAFDPTVSSAPENAKIMSTVYTPIVTQATDAVTAQVESGVTQATDAATQAVAAQVAAGQLPAAAQQQATDAAVAQAIGAAAAQIQQQVPVARVAADGTVSLDFSDATDRAAFIDTLATTLEERFAAGDETTSLGDSTLDDTSFLTGADARLSKPFLVGFNESSVMVYRVAMFVVLAAFVLSLFFRTPPLRSKSALQEAADERKSREEEEIEASEAAVSTGSLIAP